From Oreochromis niloticus isolate F11D_XX linkage group LG1, O_niloticus_UMD_NMBU, whole genome shotgun sequence, a single genomic window includes:
- the nr1h3 gene encoding oxysterols receptor LXR-alpha codes for MSTLSVTDIPDVGHDESKVFDGASELQLDCMVEESSGSTTMKHDGLLSLTDLSHPDDFPVPPHNGPSLAEMSSPLPVEPNDIKLDPAAGDTSASTDGQPVKRKKGPAPKMLGNEVCSVCGDKASGFHYNVLSCEGCKGFFRRSVIKSAQYSCKNNGRCEMDMYMRRKCQQCRLRKCREAGMLEQCVLSEEQIRLKKLKKQQEEETARTSTVVTPTPPQEAATLDPQQQEMIQKLVAMQKQCNKRSFLDRPKVTPWPQSQDLQNREVRQQRFAHFTELAIMSVQEIVDFAKQLPGFLELTREDQIALLKTSTIEIMLLETSRRYNPAIESITFLKDFSYNKEDFAKAGLQFEFINPIFEFSKGMNDLHLDEAEYALLIAINIFSADRPNVQDHELVERLQQPYVDALRSYIMIKRPNDHLMFPRMLMKLVSLRTLSSVHSEQVFALRLQDKKLPPLLSEIWDVNE; via the exons ATGTCCACGCTGTCTGTGACTGATATCCCAGATGTTGGTCATG ATGAGAGTAAGGTGTTTGATGGGGCCTCTGAGCTGCAGCTGGACTGCATGGTTGAGGAAAGCAGTGGAAGTACCACAATGAAGCATGATGGCCTGCTGTCACTGACTGACCTCTCCCACCCAGATGATTTCCCCGTCCCCCCTCATAATGGCCCCTCGCTGGCTGAGATGAGCAGCCCTCTGCCAGTAGAACCAAATGACATTAAGCTGGATCCAGCTGCAGGTGACACATCTGCAAGCACAG ATGGTCAGCCAGTGAAAAGAAAGAAGGGGCCTGCTCCAAAGATGCTGGGCAACGAGGTGTGCAGTGTCTGTGGCGACAAAGCCTCTGGTTTCCACTACAACGTGTTGAGCTGTGAGGGCTGCAAGGGCTTTTTTCGGCGCAGCGTCATTAAAAGTGCCCAGTACTCCTGCAAGAACAATGGCCGCTGCGAAATGGACATGTACATGCGCCGCAAGTGCCAGCAGTGCCGCCTGCGCAAGTGTCGGGAGGCGGGGATGCTGGAGCAGT GTGTGCTTTCTGAGGAGCAAATTAGACTGAAAAAGCTGAagaagcagcaggaggaggaaacGGCCCGCACGTCCACAGTGGTCACACCCACCCCTCCGCAGGAAGCAGCCACACTGGATCCACAGCAGCAGGAGATGATTCAGAAGCTGGTGGCTATGCAGAAGCAATGCAACAAGAGGTCTTTCCTTGACCGACCAAAAGTGACG CCATGGCCACAGAGTCAGGATTTGCAGAATCGAGAAGTGCGGCAGCAGCGGTTTGCTCACTTCACTGAGCTGGCAATCATGTCAGTCCAAGAGATTGTGGATTTTGCTAAGCAGCTTCCTGGTTTCCTTGAGCTCACAAGAGAAGACCAGATTGCTCTACTGAAGACATCTACTATTGAG ATTATGCTGCTTGAGACGTCTCGGCGATACAACCCTGCCATCGAAAGCATTACATTTCTGAAGGACTTCAGTTATAATAAGGAGGATTTCGCCAAAGCAG GGCTTCAGTTTGAGTTCATCAACCCCATCTTTGAGTTTTCAAAAGGAATGAATGACCTGCACCTGGACGAGGCCGAATATGCTCTGCTTATTGCTATCAACATCTTTTCTGCAG ATCGGCCAAATGTGCAGGATCATGAACTGGTGGAGCGGCTGCAACAGCCCTATGTGGATGCACTGCGCTCTTATATCATGATTAAGAGACCAAAT GATCACTTGATGTTCCCCCGCATGCTGATGAAGCTGGTGAGCCTTCGTACACTAAGCAGTGTCCACTCGGAGCAGGTTTTTGCCCTTCGCCTCCAGGACAAGAAGCTTCCCCCGCTACTATCTGAAATCTGGGACGTCAATGAGTGA
- the arl14ep gene encoding ARL14 effector protein, translating to MPVICAATGCNNKFVKGSEIRFYRFPLSKPQLASKWVTSLGMKNFIPTANTCLCSEHFRPDCFRDYNGKQFLREDAVPTIFTQGQDSSKIELRKRGVILKETNVANQMTTQADRDRAKEAALRRDKRGGMRGGRGGRGAKQVSDRQNVGAKSKVYDNKGRLLSNGKDLCDCLDVDCMGCFYPCPECASRKCGVECRCDRKWLYEQMEVEGGEIIRNKFAI from the exons ATGCCCGTTATATGTGCGGCAACGGGATGCAACAATAAGTTTGTCAAAGGGTCGGAAATAAGATTTTACAG GTTTCCTCTGAGCAAGCCTCAACTCGCCAGCAAATGGGTGACAAGCCTTGGGATGAAAAACTTCATCCCAACTGCCAACACTTGCCTCTGTTCGGAGCACTTTAGGCCAGACTGCTTCAGAGACTACAATGGCAAACAGTTTCTCCGAGAGGATGCGGTGCCCACCATATTCACCCAAGGACAGGATTCCTCAAAG ATTGAACTGCGTAAAAGAGGAGTAATCCTAAAGGAGACAAATGTCGCAAATCAGATGACGACACAGGCGGATAGAGACAGAGCAAAAGAAGCTGCTCTTCGCAGAGACAAAAGAGGAGGAATGAGG GGTGGACGAGGTGGCCGTGGAGCGAAACAGGTGTCAGACAG GCAGAATGTTGGAGCCAAAAGCAAAGTGTACGACAACAAAGGCCGACTGCTCTCCAACGGCAAGGACTTGTGTGACTGTTTGGATGTGGACTGCATGGGCTGCTTCTACCCGTGCCCTGAATGTGCATCTCGCAAGTGCGGCGTCGAGTGCCGCTGTGACAGGAAGTGGCTTTACGAGCAGATGGAAGTGGAAGGTGGCGAAATCATCCGGAACAAGTTTGCCATTTAG
- the fshb gene encoding follitropin subunit beta isoform X1, which produces MQLVVMAAVLALAGAEQDCSSGCRPKNISLPVDTCGFVDTTICEGQCFQKDPNFIHTDDWPKQKTCNGEWSYEVKYTEQCPRGFIYPVARKCECTACNANTDCGTLSGYIPSC; this is translated from the exons ATGCAGCTGGTTGTCATGGCAGCAGTGCTGGCGCTGGCGGGGGCGGAGCAAGACTGCAGCTCCGGCTGTCGCCCAAAGAACATCAGCCTCCCTGTGGACACCTGCGGCTTCGTCGACACCACCATTTGTGAAGGACAGTGTTTCCAGAAG GATCCCAACTTCATTCATACTGACGACTGGCCCAAACAGAAAACCTGCAACGGAGAGTGGTCCTACGAGGTGAAATACACAGAGCAATGTCCACGGGGTTTCATCTACCCTGTGGCCAGGAAGTGCGAGTGCACTGCATGCAATGCAAACACAGACTGCGGGACCTTGTCTGGATACATACCCAGCTGTTAG